The genomic interval CCTTGGGCATGAACCCGTGGGTTCGTCCCGAGTCGGCCCATCCACTCCATGAAACGACCTCTCCCCCAGGAACTTCGCAATCACCGCGGTCAGCGCCTCGACTTCTCCCTCCATCCCGGACGCCCGGATCATGGCACTCTTGTTGTTGTCGGCCATGGCGTCACCGGCAACAAAGACCGGCCGCTCCTGATCACCCTGGCAGATCGTCTGGCCGGGGCCGGGGTGTCGGTGCTGCGCTTCTCCTTCGCTGGCAATGGCGCGTCTGAGGGCCGGTTCGAGGACTGCACCCTGTCCACGGAGGTCGATGATCTCGGGGCCATTCTTGACGCCCTGCCCGGCTGGAACGTCGGGTACGCCGGGCACAGCATGGGCGCCGCGGTGGGTGTCCTTCGGGCCCGCATGGATCCGCGTCTCCGGTTCCTGATCTCACTGGCCGGGATGGTGCATACGGCGGCGTTCGCGGAGCGTGAATTCGG from Verrucomicrobiia bacterium carries:
- a CDS encoding alpha/beta hydrolase, which gives rise to MKRPLPQELRNHRGQRLDFSLHPGRPDHGTLVVVGHGVTGNKDRPLLITLADRLAGAGVSVLRFSFAGNGASEGRFEDCTLSTEVDDLGAILDALPGWNVGYAGHSMGAAVGVLRARMDPRLRFLISLAGMVHTAAFAEREFGTVTPGVGCMWDKPECPLSPAYVEDMNRVGSVIEAAREIEVPWLLVHGVVDDVVPVQDSRDLMAIGGSSRRLVELPEADHVFSDAHAEAMADAVVSWIRPWCPA